The genomic region TGTACCGGGAGAACAGGTAAATTAGGAATTCTGTCAACGGGAATTTCAGAAGAAGTATTTGGGAGAGACATACATAGAAGACCGGAAACAGGAGTTCTTAATATTGAAACAGAGGGACATGCCTATAGTGGATTATGAACGAGAATTCCTGAGATTGAGTATATATGCAACTGAATTTGTACCGACTGAAGTTGACAGATGCAAGCGATTTCTAAGAGGACTGCGAGATGAATTTCAACTGCAATTGATGCCTCTACGGATTACAGAGTTTGTAGACTTAGTAGAAAGAGCTAAAATGATTGAGAAAATGCTAGGAAAGAGTAAAAAGTACAAAACTGCCCGTTCAATTGGAAAACATCCTGGAACTGTTAGTTTAAGTCCGCAATTCAAACGATCAAGGGAATCTTGGGGTAGTGGAAGATTCAGTTCAAGATCAGAAAGAGGAGACAGAAGTCGAGAGAGACAAACTACTGTATCTACTGGCAGTATCAGAAGCCCAACTCAGAATACTAAAATTCCAGAATGTGAATATTATGGAAACAGACATAGGGAAGAATGTAGAAAGTTAACTGGGGGCTGTTTTCATTGTTGATCCACTGATCACTTTGTAAAAGATTGCCCGAAGATTAATAAAGCAGTACCAATGGTTCCTCAGAAATCTGAATCTGCATCTAGAGGTCGAGGTTCAGGCCGAAGTGGTTCAGTTGCTAGAGGaggtactagaagaactagtgaaAATGCTACATAGCAATCGGAAGTAAGAGCTCTAGCCCGAGCATATGTTGTAAGAACTCGAGATGAGGGAGATGCTCATGATGTGGTGACAGGGATATTCTTATTAAATTTAGAACCCGTTTATGTTAATAGATCCAGGATCATCACATTCCTATATTAATACAAAACTAGTTGAGACGGGAAATTTAAAACCTGAATTGTCTAGAGTAAagatagaagtgtctagtccattGGGGCAAACTATGTTAGTGAATCAGATATGTCGAAGATGTCCATTAATAATTCAGGATAAAATCTTTTCTGTTAATCGGTTGATCCTGTCATTGGCGACTTTGATATTATATTGGGTATAGATTGGCTACCAGAACATGGAGTAATTATGAACTGTTATAGAAAgaaatttattgtttaaaataagAATGGTGATcagattgaagtaaatggtattcggaccAGTGGGACTGTTCGTGTTATTTCAACAATTAAAGCTAGTAAGCTTCTTTATCAAGGATGTGCTActttcttagcatatgttattaattccaATTCAGCTGAAAGCCAGTGTAGTAAAATTCgaactgtatgtgaatttcctgatgtgtttcttgaagaattgtCTGGATTATCTCCTGATCAGGaaattgaatttgtgattgaagtatACCCAGGTACAGATCCAGTGTCAATACCTCCATATCAAATGTCACCTACTAAGTTGAAGGAGCTGAAGGTACAACTGTAAGACTTATTGGACCAAGGGTTTATACAACCTAGTACGTCACCGTGGGGAGCTTTAGTGTTattcgttaaaaagaaagatggttcgatgcggttgtgtattgattatcgacagttgaataaggtgactattaagaaaaaATACCCGCTACctcgcattgatgatttatttgatcaattaaaaagatcttctgtattttcaaaaattgatttgaagtCAGGATATTATCAACTGAAGGTAAAGGAGAGTGATGTACCGAAGACAGCATTTCGTACACGGTATGgatattatgaatttttggtgatgccatttgggttaacaaatgctccggTTGCTTTTATAGACCTTATCAGTTTTGATTTTTCAACCGTATTTGGACTAGTTTGTggtagttttcattgatgatatcttggtatactccaAGATTGAAGAGGAGCTTGAGCAACATCTTCGAATTGTTTTACAGACACTACGAGAAAAGCAATTATATGGAAAATtgagtaaatgtgagttttggctatcAGAGGTTGTGTTTCTTGGCCATGTGCTATCGAcagatggaattagagtggatccaaagaagattgaagccatGCTTCAGTGGAAAGTTCCTAAAAATGTGTCAGAGGTACGTAGTTTCCTTGGTTTGGCAGAATATTATTgaaggtttgtaaatggatttcaAAGATAGTTTTACTGATGACAAAATTACTGCAAAAGAATGTTCCATTTGTTTGGAGTGagcagtgtcagaaaagttttgaaacgTTGAAGCAAGTGTTAATAGAAGCACCAGTATTGACTTTACCGGAGTTGGGAAAAGATTTTGTTGTGTACGGTGATGCTTCCTTAAATGGTCTCGAGTGTGTACTGATGCAAAgtggaaaggtaattgcttatgcttcatgacaattgaaaccgcatgaacgTAACTATCCGACTCATTATCTGAAattagcagcggtgatttttgctctaaagattttGGAGACATTATCTATATGGTGACAAATGCTatatctacactgatcataaaagtctcaagtatcttctgacatagaaagacttgaatttgagacaacgtcgatggatagaacttttaaaagattatgattgtgatATTAACTATCATCCGGGTAAAGCTAATATGGTAGCTGACGCATTAAGTAGGAAGGTTGCAACTGaattgagagcaatgtttgcacagcTCAGTATTATTGATGATGGAAGCCTTTTGGCTGAATTGAAAGTAAAACCAGTAATGTTTGATCAAATCAGAACGGTACAGTTAGAAGATGAAAAGTCAATGAAAAAGGGAGAGAAGGTACAGAATGGTATGatagaaaattttagcattgatgagTATAATTGTTTGAGATATCAGAATCTACTATGTATTCCAACTActtcagagttgaaagagttaatactCCAAGAAGCACATGATAGTTCTTTTGCATTACATCCAGAAGGAACAAAGATGTACTGTGATTTAcgagaactgtattggtggccaggtatgaaaagagatatagtgGAATATATGGctaaatgtttaatatgttagcgagttaaagctgaacattaggttCCAACTGGTTTACTTTAGCAtattaatattcctgaatggaaataggactGCATCACGATGGACTTTATAATCGGGTTACCATTGTTAgcaagtaagaaaaatgctatttgggtgattgtcaATCGACTTACAAAATCAGTTTATTTTATAGCAGTCAAAACGGATTGGTTACTACAAAATTTGGCAGAAACTTATGTCCgaaaaattgtgagattacatggttttcctgtatcgataatttctgactGGGATCCacagtttacatcaagattttggaaaaagttgcat from Gossypium arboreum isolate Shixiya-1 chromosome 1, ASM2569848v2, whole genome shotgun sequence harbors:
- the LOC108462493 gene encoding uncharacterized protein LOC108462493 is translated as MVADALSRKVATELRAMFAQLSIIDDGSLLAELKVKPVMFDQIRTVQLEDEKSMKKGEKVQNGMIENFSIDEYNCLRYQNLLCIPTTSELKELILQEAHDSSFALHPEGTKMYCDLRELYWWPGLHHDGLYNRVTIVSK
- the LOC128279459 gene encoding uncharacterized protein LOC128279459 — its product is MPIVDYEREFLRLSIYATEFVPTEVDRCKRFLRGLRDEFQLQLMPLRITEFVDLVERAKMIEKMLGKSKKYKTARSIGKHPGTVSLSPQFKRSRESWGSGRFSSRSERGDRSRERQTTVSTGSIRSPTQNTKIPEYCPKINKAVPMVPQKSESASRGRGSGRSGSVARGAESQCSKIRTVCEFPDVFLEELSGLSPDQEIEFVIEVYPGTDPVSIPPYQMSPTKLKELKFVVVFIDDILVYSKIEEELEQHLRIVLQTLREKQLYGKLSKCEFWLSEVVFLGHVLSTDGIRVDPKKIEAMLQWKVPKNVSECQKSFETLKQVLIEAPVLTLPELGKDFVVYGDASLNGLECVLMQSGKVIAYAS